Proteins found in one Ptychodera flava strain L36383 chromosome 16, AS_Pfla_20210202, whole genome shotgun sequence genomic segment:
- the LOC139114621 gene encoding protein C10-like: protein MAQAQQPYLSQEQTRAALRDIIAAFELPENQLRLEEAKDNAGNDMMKMMQIVFPVTTQIQQEVTQKYGFSPDGDGAIKFIKSVRQYENIDADIAKMAAQIKAEFLPPMPQFSNYESSRSRHKSASSSSGAGAQGASV from the exons ATGGCCCAGGCACAACAACCCTATCTTTCGCAGGAGCAAACTAGAG CTGCTCTGCGAGATATCATTGCTGCCTTTGAACTTCCTGAAAATCAACTGAGGTTGGAAGAAGCCAAAGATAACGCTGGAAATGATATGATGAAGATGATGCAAATTGTGTTTCCCGtaacaacacaaattcaacAGGAAGTAACACAAAAGTATGGTTTCTCACCAGATGGGGATG GTgcaataaaatttatcaagtcCGTTCGACAGTATGAGAACATTGATGCAGATATTGCCAAGATGGCCGCCCAGATcaaagcagagttcctaccacCTATGCCACAGTTTTCTAACTATGAATCATCAAGGTCAAGACACAAGTCTGCCTCATCCTCATCGGGTGCAGGGGCTCAAGGTGCCTCAGTATGA